GTTGGAGCAGGTTGGGTACATAAACTCTAGATGCGTTAAAGATGGAAAGTACATTTTATCAGTTATCGGCCAGAACACCGAAGGGGGCAACTATACCTATGGCTGACTATAAAGGCAAAGTGGTGCTTATCGTCAACACCGCCACCCAATGTGGCTTAGCTCCGCAGTTTGATGGTTTGGAAACACTCCATCAAAAATACAAGGACAAAGGACTGGTTGTGCTTGGTTTTCCCTGCGATCAGTTCCGGGGGCAAGAGCCCGAAAGTAATGAAACCGTTGAGCAGGTTTGCAAACTCAACCACGGAGTCACGTTCCAGCTCACTGAAAAGTGCGACGTGAACGGACCTCAAACACAACCTGTTTTTCAATACCTGAAAAAAGAGTTAGGCGGATTCCTGGGGAGTGGCATAAAATGGAACTTTACCAAATTTCTGATCGACAGACATGGACAACCGTACAAACGATACGCACCCATCACCAAACCCGAAGCAATTGAAAGCGATATTCAAAAGCTGATTTGAGGGTAAGCGAAAGACATCGTTTTGTCCAGATAAAATTTGAATTCGTATCACTTTATGTCTGCTTGTGACCTACACTTCCACATAAGGTCTTAATTTCTGCTATGCCTTTTTGAGTACTTTTACCAGAGAAAAAGTAATCCAAGATTAATGAATAATCCACTCTCTTCGGCTGAAGAAGGGGAGCGGTTGGCGGCCCTGGACAGTTATACTATATTAGATTCTTTACCCGAACAGGACTACGAAGATATTACCCTGCTTGCCTCCCAAATCTGTCAAACACCCGTTGCGCTCATTAGTTTGGTGGACGCAGAGCGGCAATGGTTCAAGTCAAACAGGGGTTTATCCTTCCGTCAGACTCCGCGTAATCAATCGTTTTGTGCGCAGAATCTTGTCAATTCAGCCGGCCCTCTGATCGTTGAAGATGCCCGGCTGGATGACCGCTTTCGGGCTAATCCGTTAGTGACAGGAGATCCTCATATTGTCTTTTACGCCGGTGAGCCTTTAGTGGATGAAAATGGGATGGTTCTTGGTTCATTGTGCGTCCTGGATTCTCAAGTGCGCCAACTTGATGCCGGACAACTGACTGCGTTGAAGATTTTGGGCAAGCAGGTGGTGAATCTGCTAACCGCACGCCGGAAAGCGCTTCAGGAAACGATGCTACGTCGGCAGCTACAAGCGAGTGAAGCCCGCTTCCGATCCCTGATCGAACAGTCACCTGTCGCTATTTGTCTGTTTGTTGGTCGTGATATGCACATTGAGATTGCAAACGACCAGATGATTCAGTACTGGGGTAAGGGTAACTCGGTGCTGGGTAAAACACTCCGAGAAGCCGTACCTGAATTAGAAGATCAGCCTTTTCTGACAATCCTCGATCAAGTGTATACCACTGGTGTGCCCTATGTAGGACGAAGTATGCGGACTGACTTAGTCGTTAATGGCATTCTAAAAACCAGCTATTTCGACTTCACGTATCAGCCCATTCGTGATGCCAACGATGCCATCTACGCAATTATGGAATTAGCCATTGACGTAACCGAGGAGATAACGTTGCGTCAACAGTATCAGCACACACAAAAAGCATTGCAGAATGCCGTTGACTTGTCACAACTCGGCATTTGGAAGATAGACGTGGCTACGCAAACTGCCGAGTTTTCCAAGGTTGTAGAGGATTGGGTAGGGAGTACAGAACCATTGACACTGCAAGCCGCCATCTCGGCGATTGATCCGGAGGATTTGCCCCAATTCGAAGCGGCCTTTCGACAAGCGCAGTTTATAGAATCGGGTGGAAAACTTGAAGTAGAGTACCGATTAAAAAATAACACGTCTGGCCAGGTTTACTGGCTGCATTCGATGGGCCAGACCGAATTCGATGATAAAGGTAATCCCGTTTCGATTTTTGGTTTTAGCCGGGATGTTACCCAGGATCGGGCGCTTCAACTTACGCTGGAAAACCAGGTGCGCGAGCGTACACAGGAGTTGTGGCATGCTAATCAGGATTTACAACGCTCAAACGCCAACCTGCAACAGTTTGCCTACGTGGCCAGCCATGATTTACAGGAGCCCTTACGCAAGATTCAATCCTTCAGCACGCTTCTGACCCAGCAACTGGATGGTTATCAGGATGAATCGGTAATGGATCACTTGCAACGCATCACCCGAGCCGGGGCTCGTATGTCTACGCTGATTAAAGATCTGCTTACCTATTCTCGCATCGAAACGCGAAGGCAAGCCTTTAGCCAAGTTTCTCTAGGTTCCATTGTGGAAGGAGTGCTGTCAGTGCTGGATTGGGAGATCCAACAACAAGGAGCGACCATATTGGTTGATGAACTTCCCGTCGTGAAGGGCGATACCATGCAATTAAGCCAACTATTCCAGAACCTGCTGACCAATGCGCTTAAGTTTGTTGCTCCTGACAAAACTCCTCAAATTCGCATTGAGTACGCCTACCTGGCATTAGATGATTTACCAGCCGAGGTACGACCTAGCTCACAGGTTCCGTCTTATCATCAGATAAGCGTAGTTGATCAGGGTGTGGGCTTTGACATTCGCTTTCTTGACCGGATTTTTCAGGTGTTCCAGCGGTTGCACAAAAAGAATGAGTTTCCCGGTACAGGTATCGGATTAGCTATTTGTCAGCGAGTGGTGGAAAATCATGGGGGAAGTATCAGCGCCCATAGTACGCTGGGCGAGGGCGCTACGTTTAGTGTCTACCTGCCCGCTTAGCTAGTAGCCAATTTTCTGTTGCAGAATCGAATAGCTCGGTAAGCTTTGCCGCGAAGTTGTCTATAAAACGAAATAGCTGCGGGTGGTGGTTTGACCAGTGCCCGCAGCTATTTCGTTACTCAAATTATACCACATACCTGAGATTGCTCAGCTTGATAGGTACAGCTTATCCGTTGAGACTAGTGTCTGACTCTACTTGGTTGTCAGAATAGTTGGCCCATCAGGAAACTGAATATCAACATTGTCTTCCGCTGTGACAAAAACTTCCTGTGGTTTATCAACTGAAGTAGCACTTAAGGTTGCTTTCAATACTTTACCCGAGGGATTGAGCTGACCCAGTTTTTTGGTAGAACTCTCATTCGATGTCATCCAGACCAGGTACGTATTTTTTGATGGAGTCAGGTTTTTTGGTGGAGCCAGATTCTGCACATCTATGTTCAGCACATAGTTTTTGTTCTTATCTGTTTTCACTTGTACGGTCCCACTGGCGGACGGAACAATGGTGGAGTTACGAAAGGTCATTTTGGGCGTACATGAACTGAGGCCAGCGATCAGACTCAGCGCCATCATGATACTCTTGATGTGTTTCATTTTGTTGGTACTTTAGCTAGTGATTACGTTATACGTATAAACGTGGGCGACGAATTTAATTAATGAAAAGACCTGTTTTCAGGATCTTTGCATATAGCTTAATGCCAACGTTCCTCCAGGAAACAGCTTCCTACAATTCATCAATCAGTTCGTCAAAATCATAACTTGTATACCTGATAGTTTGTTAGAAGACGTCCTTTCACGAGTCATATCAGGGTTTATGGACTCTATTATTAATACCATAGCAGCTAAACAAGATACTACGAAACACAGATTTAGTCGATAGAATAAAAAATAGGCGCAGCAGATGTAGTTTAAAACCGGTCATTCATTCGCATAACCCGTACTTTTGTCGATGCGTTATGAGCATCTATTACTGAAGTGCATAGTTTATGTATAGTTATAAGAACGATTATAGTGAGGGGGCGCACCCGTCGATTTTACAAGCGTTGGTTGACAGCAATCTGGTACAGCAAAGTGGCTATGGCGATGACGAATACTCCCAACAGGCTGTCGAGCTAATCCGTCAACAGACAAATAATCCATCCGCTTCCGTTTATTTTGTTTCCGGAGGAACGCAGGCAAACCTGGCCGTAATCTCGTCGGTACTTCGTCCGTATGAATCCGTGATTTCTGCGGCAACCGGACACATTTTGATTCACGAAACGGGTGCGATTGAAGCAACGGGCCATAAAATAGAAGCGGTGCAAAGTGCGGATGGTAAACTCAGACCAGCTGATATTCTAGCCATTCTGGAAAAGTTTGAAGCAGTCCATATGACCATGCCCCGTCTGGTGTACATATCCAATCCAACGGAGATAGGGACACACTATGTCCGGGAAGAATTGATTGGTTTGTCCCGTTGTTGTCGCGAATATGGCTTGTTCCTGTTCATGGATGGGGCTCGGCTGGCCTCCGGATTATGTGCCAGCGATATAACCTTTCCCGATCTGGCCGACTATACCGACGTTTTTTACATTGGTGGTACAAAAAGTGGCGCTTTATTGGGTGAAGCCATTGTGATCAACAATCCAGCGCTGCAACCAAATTTTGCGTATACACTCAAACAGCGAGGAGCGCTGTTAGCCAAAGGAAGACTACTGGGTATTCAGTTCAAAGCGCTTTTTACCGACAATCTATTTTTCGAAATCGGGGCTCACGTCAATCGGATGGCGGCAAAGCTTGTCGTTGCGTTTAGCCAGTTAGGGTATTCGTTTCTGACAAAATCATCTACCAATCAAATTTTCCCTATTCTGTCGATTCAGGTCATTCAGGAGTTACAGGCAAAATATGATTTTTATGTCTGGCAGAAAATTGACGATCAGCAGGCTGCTATTCGGCTGGTAACGAGCTGGGCTACTCAGGAAGCAGTAGTTGATCAATTCATCAATGATTTAAACCAGGCACACGAACAAGCCTTGGTTCATGTAACCGTTGCCAGCAAGTAAGGAGCCGGGTATATAATCAGGGCTACCCGCTTGTGAACGGGTAGCCCTGACTACAGGTAGCAAGTGGCTACAAATTACTTATAATAGCCCCAGACTTCCCGGCTTGTAAGGCCTGTTTTTGAAATAACGACGGGTACCACCAGTTCAGGCAGGACTGTGCGCCCTTCCAGGCGATCAGCGGGAAGGGTATTGATTGGAACGTTGTTTGTCGAACTTACTGACCGGTTCGTATAGGTAAACGTTACGGGTAAAACATAGTTACCGGCGTAATCAGATTTCACTTTTGACAGTTTTTCAAAAGCTCGCGTAACCGCCTGATCAAAACCAAAACCGACGTTATCCGGACTAAGCAGCTTGACATTCTTTATTTGGCCCGTTTCGTCCACGTCGAAACCGGCATAAACGCGCCCGTAAGCGCCGTTATTCCAGGCTATATTCGGGTACTTTACGTTTTTTTGTAGAAAATCAGTAAACCCAATGTCGTTGCTCAACAGCGTGTTGTTGAGGGTAGTTTCCGGCAGTCTGGAATCGTAGTTCGTCACGATCTTGACGACATCACTTTCAGTTAGTCGCTTGTCAGGTATCGTGGCGGCCAACTGGCCGGAAGGGTCTCGCAAAACGGTTTCTAATGAGCGTTTGGTCAGACTTACGGGTTGCGGAGGTGTATCGCCTATCTGAATGTAATACCGTTCCTTCGTCTGATAGTAGCCCTCGAAGGAACTGCTTTTCTCGTAACCATTCCGAACCGATTTTTGGATCAGTCGGCTGGTCAGGCTTTTCAATAATTTCGTTTGGCCGTTGTAAACCAACATGACATACGCTTCGTATTTGATGCCAAGCATTGCCTTTGGTTGTCGGATAAACGTGTTGCCGTTAATTGTAAAGGCATAGGGTGTCACAATTTTAGGTGCAATATCTTTTGAAATCTGGCACGTTACTTCATGATTCACCAGATTGAAAGCCAAGTAACAAGGGATTGCTTTACCTGACTCATCGAGTTGTATAGTACCTTTCTGCAATACCGGAAATGTATAGAATTCGCTGCCTAACAGCATGACTTGCTGATGGGAAGAAGCCGGAAAACGATAGGCGGCTTCAGACACATACGACTCACATATCGTCACGACTTGTCCAAAGCCATCTTTTGTGACGGTACACTGACCCCAGGCCGTTGCGGCACGGATAAATAAAAGAGCCGAAAGTATAGTGAAACGATTCATAACTCCGATATGGATAAGTTGTAGGGATTGTTATAAAGCTACGCCAATAAAGTTATATTATTTCATTAAAAATAAATAATGCAAAAAAGGGCTCTTTACGAGAGTAAATAATGTTCAACTTTTTCCGGCTACCTTTGCCCTAAGGGTAGCAAATAAATTACCGAAAGGTAGCCTGTGTTTGCTTTAAAAGGGAATGCAGTGAAAAGCTGCAACAGTCTCCGCTGCTGTAACCCCACGATGAAAGTCACATACCATGTGCGCCACTGTTCTTGAACGGGAAGGCCGTTTGTGGCTGGGGAAGTCAGAATACCTGCCTTTGTAGAATCGATCAACAGCTTTCGGAAGAAAAGCTCGGCTATTCATGATTAAGAGAAAAACAACCGCTAGGCTGCCAAAATCAGCCGTTCCTATCTGGCTGACCTTTTTGTTCGCCCTAGTACTTGCCAGTAGCACCGCTCGGCCAGTTCCGTCTAAACCGGTACCAACGATTAACGTTCCAGTTGGTGAGCAAGTGTCTGTTCGCTACGCCAAAGGCTTTAGCATTAAGTACACTGGCCCTTACAAGATCGTCTCGATTATTAGCCCGTTTGAAAAAAAGGTTGATACTATCCGGTATGTGCTGGTGCAACGGGGTACACCACCGCCAAAAGGGTTTGCTGCCAGTCAGGTCATTGAAATTCCGTTACGTAAGCTGGTCGCCATGTCGTCAATGCACGTAGGATTGGCCGCTTTTCTAGGAGCCGAAGACCTGATCGTTGGGCTAGCTAATTTGAAATATGTCTCGTCGCCCAAAGTGCTCCGGCGGATCGAAACTGGAAAAATCCAGGAAGTTGGGCGCGACCAAACGATCAATGAAGAGCAACTGATTACCATGCAGCCCGATCTGCTGATGGCGATGGGAAGCCCAACGGCCCGAATGGATCGGTATCGTACGCTACGGGATGCGGGCATTCCGGTGCTTATTAATTCGGAGTGGGTGGAAACAACGCCACTGGGTCGGGCCGAATGGGTGAAACTGATGGCGGCTCTGCTTAACAAAGAAAAATTGGTCAATCAGAAGTTTGGTCAGGTTGAGAACGAATACAAACGATTGTCAGCGCTTACGCAAAAGGTGTCGTATAAACCATCGATCATCAGCGGCATGAACGCGAAAGATGCCTGGTTCGTCCCGGATGGAGATAGCTACATGACCCGGTTTTTTCTGGATGCGGGTGGCAGTTATCCTTGGGTAAACCGGCGGGCTACGGGTAGCTTGCCTCTCAACTTCGAAGCGGTTTATCCGATAGCCCTGAAAGCCGATTATTGGCTCAATGTAGGCATGATGTCGGTCGATTCGAAAGAGAGCGTATTAGCCAGAGACGCCCGGTACGCTGATTTCAAGGCATTTAAGCAGGGACGGATGTACAGCTACAGCAAGCGGGTAAACGCCCAGGGAGCAAACGATTTCTGGGAGTCGGGCGCATTGAATCCGCAATTGGTTCTTGCTGACCTGATCAAGATACTCCACCCCGAACTTCTACCGAAACACGAACTGGTCTATTACCGGCAACTGAAGTAATGAAAAGCACTGTTGCTTCTTCGCATGACGCGAGCCGTTTCTCGTCCAAATGGCCCTGGCGTAGGCTGATGCTGTTCGTTTTGACGGGTTTGGCCCTGCTCTGCTTTCTCACAAACATTAGTTTAGGGTCGGTCGCTATTCCACTCAAGGAAGTGGCCCGCATTGTTTTTCAGCAGGAATCGGAGAACAGAGCATGGCTGTACATCGTACAGAAAATACGGTTGCCTAAAGCGATTACTGCGGTAATAGTCGGTTGCGGTCTTTCCGTTAGCGGTCTCCAAATGCAGGCTCTTTTCCGAAATCCACTGGCCGGGCCTTCCGAATTGGGTATTACGGCGGGGGCCGGTCTGGGTGTTGCGCTGGTTATGCTGGGCAGTGGCGGTAGCGCCAGTCTGTACGCGATTCGCCAACTGGGCGTATCGGACAGTTGGTTGTTGGTAACGATGGCTTCGCTGGGATCGGCGTTGGTGCTGTTGCTGGTTTTGTCGATTGCTGGTCGATTGCGCGACAATGTTGTTTTGCTCATCGTCGGCGTTATGGTTGGTACCATTACGTTATCCATCGTTAGCATCTGGCAGTATTTCAGCCAGCCTGAACAGCTTCAGGAGTACCTGATGTGGACGTTTGGTTCACTGGGTGGTGTCGTCCAAACGCATCTGTATGTACTGGCGGGCGTGGTAGCCGGTGGCTTGTTGCTGGCTCTTGCTTCGTCCAAAGCCTTGAATGTCCTGTTGTTGGGCGAAAACTACGCGCGGAGCATGGGCCTGAACGTGCGACGTAGCCGCCTGTTGATCCTGACAAGCACGAGTTTGCTGACGGGTAGCATCACAGCCTTCTGCGGTCCCATTGGCTTTGTCGGCATTGCCGTTCCGCATCTCACCCGCTCGCTGCTCAATACGTCTGATCATCGGCTGCTGGTTCCGGCGACCTGCCTGATTGGTACGGTACTGTTGTTGGTTTGCGATAGCATTGCTCAACTGCCCGGTACGCAGGCCGTGTTACCAATC
This window of the Spirosoma oryzicola genome carries:
- a CDS encoding glutathione peroxidase, which gives rise to MESTFYQLSARTPKGATIPMADYKGKVVLIVNTATQCGLAPQFDGLETLHQKYKDKGLVVLGFPCDQFRGQEPESNETVEQVCKLNHGVTFQLTEKCDVNGPQTQPVFQYLKKELGGFLGSGIKWNFTKFLIDRHGQPYKRYAPITKPEAIESDIQKLI
- a CDS encoding GAF domain-containing sensor histidine kinase, coding for MNNPLSSAEEGERLAALDSYTILDSLPEQDYEDITLLASQICQTPVALISLVDAERQWFKSNRGLSFRQTPRNQSFCAQNLVNSAGPLIVEDARLDDRFRANPLVTGDPHIVFYAGEPLVDENGMVLGSLCVLDSQVRQLDAGQLTALKILGKQVVNLLTARRKALQETMLRRQLQASEARFRSLIEQSPVAICLFVGRDMHIEIANDQMIQYWGKGNSVLGKTLREAVPELEDQPFLTILDQVYTTGVPYVGRSMRTDLVVNGILKTSYFDFTYQPIRDANDAIYAIMELAIDVTEEITLRQQYQHTQKALQNAVDLSQLGIWKIDVATQTAEFSKVVEDWVGSTEPLTLQAAISAIDPEDLPQFEAAFRQAQFIESGGKLEVEYRLKNNTSGQVYWLHSMGQTEFDDKGNPVSIFGFSRDVTQDRALQLTLENQVRERTQELWHANQDLQRSNANLQQFAYVASHDLQEPLRKIQSFSTLLTQQLDGYQDESVMDHLQRITRAGARMSTLIKDLLTYSRIETRRQAFSQVSLGSIVEGVLSVLDWEIQQQGATILVDELPVVKGDTMQLSQLFQNLLTNALKFVAPDKTPQIRIEYAYLALDDLPAEVRPSSQVPSYHQISVVDQGVGFDIRFLDRIFQVFQRLHKKNEFPGTGIGLAICQRVVENHGGSISAHSTLGEGATFSVYLPA
- a CDS encoding threonine aldolase family protein, with translation MYSYKNDYSEGAHPSILQALVDSNLVQQSGYGDDEYSQQAVELIRQQTNNPSASVYFVSGGTQANLAVISSVLRPYESVISAATGHILIHETGAIEATGHKIEAVQSADGKLRPADILAILEKFEAVHMTMPRLVYISNPTEIGTHYVREELIGLSRCCREYGLFLFMDGARLASGLCASDITFPDLADYTDVFYIGGTKSGALLGEAIVINNPALQPNFAYTLKQRGALLAKGRLLGIQFKALFTDNLFFEIGAHVNRMAAKLVVAFSQLGYSFLTKSSTNQIFPILSIQVIQELQAKYDFYVWQKIDDQQAAIRLVTSWATQEAVVDQFINDLNQAHEQALVHVTVASK
- a CDS encoding energy transducer TonB produces the protein MNRFTILSALLFIRAATAWGQCTVTKDGFGQVVTICESYVSEAAYRFPASSHQQVMLLGSEFYTFPVLQKGTIQLDESGKAIPCYLAFNLVNHEVTCQISKDIAPKIVTPYAFTINGNTFIRQPKAMLGIKYEAYVMLVYNGQTKLLKSLTSRLIQKSVRNGYEKSSSFEGYYQTKERYYIQIGDTPPQPVSLTKRSLETVLRDPSGQLAATIPDKRLTESDVVKIVTNYDSRLPETTLNNTLLSNDIGFTDFLQKNVKYPNIAWNNGAYGRVYAGFDVDETGQIKNVKLLSPDNVGFGFDQAVTRAFEKLSKVKSDYAGNYVLPVTFTYTNRSVSSTNNVPINTLPADRLEGRTVLPELVVPVVISKTGLTSREVWGYYK
- a CDS encoding ABC transporter substrate-binding protein; the protein is MIKRKTTARLPKSAVPIWLTFLFALVLASSTARPVPSKPVPTINVPVGEQVSVRYAKGFSIKYTGPYKIVSIISPFEKKVDTIRYVLVQRGTPPPKGFAASQVIEIPLRKLVAMSSMHVGLAAFLGAEDLIVGLANLKYVSSPKVLRRIETGKIQEVGRDQTINEEQLITMQPDLLMAMGSPTARMDRYRTLRDAGIPVLINSEWVETTPLGRAEWVKLMAALLNKEKLVNQKFGQVENEYKRLSALTQKVSYKPSIISGMNAKDAWFVPDGDSYMTRFFLDAGGSYPWVNRRATGSLPLNFEAVYPIALKADYWLNVGMMSVDSKESVLARDARYADFKAFKQGRMYSYSKRVNAQGANDFWESGALNPQLVLADLIKILHPELLPKHELVYYRQLK
- a CDS encoding iron ABC transporter permease, whose translation is MLFVLTGLALLCFLTNISLGSVAIPLKEVARIVFQQESENRAWLYIVQKIRLPKAITAVIVGCGLSVSGLQMQALFRNPLAGPSELGITAGAGLGVALVMLGSGGSASLYAIRQLGVSDSWLLVTMASLGSALVLLLVLSIAGRLRDNVVLLIVGVMVGTITLSIVSIWQYFSQPEQLQEYLMWTFGSLGGVVQTHLYVLAGVVAGGLLLALASSKALNVLLLGENYARSMGLNVRRSRLLILTSTSLLTGSITAFCGPIGFVGIAVPHLTRSLLNTSDHRLLVPATCLIGTVLLLVCDSIAQLPGTQAVLPINVVTSLLGAPVVIWIIVRRNNLRTAL